The Anopheles maculipalpis chromosome 3RL, idAnoMacuDA_375_x, whole genome shotgun sequence genomic sequence AAGCAAAAATCGCCGAAGGTGGAATCGGCTGAGGAGATTGCGCTGCGCAAGTTTCCCTGCCCGGAGTGTCCACTGTCGTTTAAGACAGGCTACCATCTGAAGCGGCACCATGCTACGATACATCAGGATCAACGGTTTCCTTGCACGGTGTGCCAGACGTCGTACGGGCGACGAGAGAAGCTACGGGCACATCTGGAACTGGTACACAAGGTAGATTGATGGTGCACGGTACGCATAAGGCTCaaggaatgcatttttaattaaatctcttTGCTTTGCCATTAGATCCAAAGTTACTTTGTATGCGAAATCTGTCTCGTATCGTACGAAAGTGACGATCTGCTGCAGCGGCACGTTTATCGCCACGAGCACCCGAAACCACTCGAGTGTGGCACCTGTCTCACGCCGAATGCGCGCACATCGGACGGCAATTATGGTGGAAATCATATCTGCATCACGTACCAGAACAGTTATGAATGCTGTGGGAAAGATTTCGGGTATCATTACTACTACAACCGACACATGCTAACGGTTCATAATATCAAAACGAATGCACGGGTTA encodes the following:
- the LOC126562661 gene encoding myc-associated zinc finger protein-like, whose amino-acid sequence is MDEARMHDNTAVGRSQPPQNYEQYGAADMKKYYPAAGLPMTNAPQHPESSSLQLHFASLAGLDLGKRLGQTGERIEMYFKNPYNTESDEDDSSAAGSNGGTHLQTTSTAATANATKTKNARKRNSSGKRKQKSPKVESAEEIALRKFPCPECPLSFKTGYHLKRHHATIHQDQRFPCTVCQTSYGRREKLRAHLELVHKIQSYFVCEICLVSYESDDLLQRHVYRHEHPKPLECGTCLTPNARTSDGNYGGNHICITYQNSYECCGKDFGYHYYYNRHMLTVHNIKTNARVKLPKGTLLSQFRAMRSSRGS